One Microcebus murinus isolate Inina chromosome 22, M.murinus_Inina_mat1.0, whole genome shotgun sequence DNA segment encodes these proteins:
- the CFAP73 gene encoding cilia- and flagella-associated protein 73: MEVPWEEYARLALQEKLPAKAREQSGDRFPQVHFLRLLDKRQELADADRGLQAQKEVFQATMAALKRRWEQLEQKEQELKGSFVRFNKFLQDAEARRSRALRRAAEERHRAGRLEAEAQRLRAQLEELRRERARLRRRLRRLEPCARLLERALEQRPEESKWIQIQNTAAAKTLLLGRASMSVLNLYQLVCQHRKQPPALDVEDTEGQLEQVKLFIQDVSAMLASLGQAKPAAPAS, encoded by the exons ATGGAGGTGCCCTGGGAGGAGTACGCCCGGCTGGCCTTGCAGGAGAAACTGCCCGC GAAGGCGCGGGAGCAGAGCGGGGACCGCTTCCCGCAGGTGCACTTCCTGCGGCTGCTGGACAAGAGGCAGGAGCTGGCGGACGCAGACCGCGGCCTGCAGGCCCAGAAGGAG GTGTTCCAGGCCACCATGGCAGCCCTGAAACGGCGCTGGGAACAGCTGGAACAGAAGGAGCAGGAGCTCAAGGGGTCCTTCGTCCGTTTCAACAAGTTCTTGCAG GACGCCGAGGCCCGGCGCAGCCGCGCGCTGCGGAGGGCGGCGGAGGAGCGGCACCGGGCGGGCCGCCTGGAGGCGGAGGCGCAGCGGCTGCGCGCCCAGCTCGAGGAGCTGCGCCGGGAGCGCGCGCGGCTGCGACGCCGGCTGCGGCGCCTGGAGCCCTGCGCGCGCCTGCTGGAACGAGCGCTGGAGCAGCGGCCCGAG GAATCCAAGTGGATTCAGATCCAGAACACAGCGGCTGCGAAGACCCTGCTCCTGGGGCGCGCTAGCATGTCAGTGCTCAACCTGTACCAGTTGGTGTGCCAGCATCGGAAGCAGCCGCCGGCCCTGGACGTTGAGGACACAGAGGGACAGCTGGAGCAG GTGAAGCTGTTCATCCAGGACGTCTCTGCCATGCTGGCCAGCCTTGGCCAGGCCaagcctgcagccccagcctcctaG